The bacterium genome includes a window with the following:
- a CDS encoding c-type cytochrome, producing MNTNKLDLSVLAWFATLAVVLVFLFGLAAIREGNREWMVTQRDYADIMLARHEKAALQAQAEGKPVPEMGDTDKIAIRQLMLADLKRVDRCTTCHLSIDDKSFEGEKQPFAAHPNMDLITINHPTDKFGCTSCHSGQGMGTTSEAAHGFVHKWDYPMLGDRKDLTKYVQASCASCHTDSTKWAAIGAPKLARGKQIFEQNNCMSCHKVGDQGGNIGPELTHEGDKVPEQFNFTDLKASLLAGKFGEEAKAEAKHLHNDIETWHKYHFKNPQAVSSGSVMPAFGFSDDDIEALTTYMFSLKAPTVPPSMMTNDGKVKAMPIPAPKKAEAAAAPAAAAKPAKVDGKQAYEANCASCHQANGQGLPGMFPPFAGAETPNGDPKEHIKTVLHGKSGPLTVLGKQYNGAMPPFPQLSDEEIAAIITYERTSWGNKGGAVTPEQVKALR from the coding sequence ATGAACACTAACAAGCTGGACCTTAGCGTCCTCGCGTGGTTCGCGACGCTGGCGGTCGTGCTCGTCTTCCTCTTCGGCCTGGCGGCCATCCGCGAAGGCAACCGCGAGTGGATGGTGACACAGCGCGACTACGCCGACATCATGTTGGCGCGCCACGAGAAGGCGGCCCTCCAGGCTCAGGCCGAGGGCAAGCCCGTTCCTGAGATGGGCGACACCGACAAGATCGCCATCCGTCAGCTGATGCTCGCCGACCTCAAGCGGGTCGATCGCTGCACCACCTGCCACCTGAGCATCGACGACAAGTCCTTCGAAGGTGAGAAGCAGCCCTTCGCGGCTCACCCGAACATGGACCTGATCACGATCAATCACCCGACCGATAAGTTCGGCTGCACCTCGTGCCACTCGGGTCAGGGCATGGGCACCACCAGCGAGGCCGCCCACGGCTTCGTCCACAAGTGGGACTACCCGATGCTCGGCGATCGCAAGGATCTGACCAAGTACGTCCAGGCCTCGTGCGCTTCGTGCCACACGGATTCGACCAAGTGGGCCGCCATCGGCGCCCCCAAGCTGGCCCGCGGTAAGCAGATCTTCGAGCAGAACAACTGCATGAGCTGCCACAAGGTCGGCGACCAGGGCGGCAACATCGGTCCCGAGCTCACCCACGAGGGTGACAAGGTGCCCGAGCAGTTCAACTTCACCGACCTGAAGGCCAGCCTCCTGGCCGGCAAGTTCGGCGAGGAAGCCAAGGCGGAAGCCAAGCACCTGCACAACGACATCGAGACCTGGCACAAGTACCACTTCAAGAACCCCCAGGCCGTCTCGTCCGGCTCGGTCATGCCCGCCTTCGGCTTCTCGGATGACGACATCGAGGCGCTGACCACCTACATGTTCAGCCTCAAGGCCCCGACCGTTCCCCCGTCGATGATGACCAACGACGGCAAGGTCAAGGCCATGCCCATCCCCGCCCCCAAGAAGGCTGAAGCCGCTGCGGCGCCCGCCGCTGCCGCCAAGCCCGCCAAGGTCGACGGCAAGCAGGCTTACGAGGCCAACTGCGCTTCGTGCCACCAGGCCAACGGCCAGGGTCTGCCCGGGATGTTCCCGCCCTTCGCCGGCGCGGAGACCCCCAACGGCGATCCCAAGGAGCACATCAAGACCGTGCTCCACGGCAAGTCGGGTCCCCTCACCGTCCTCGGCAAGCAGTACAACGGGGCCATGCCTCCGTTCCCGCAGCTGAGCGACGAGGAGATCGCCGCCATCATCACCTACGAGCGCACCTCGTGGGGTAACAAGGGCGGCGCCGTGACCCCCGAACAGGTCAAGGCCCTGCGCTAA
- the minE gene encoding cell division topological specificity factor MinE, with protein sequence MALPTFFDKLFGRQDNSARAAAKDRLRLVLMHDRADIPAPMMEQMRAELMSVLSKYVEIDQSALEVSLERSEGTVALLANIPIRRVRPESDPAEAAKAEA encoded by the coding sequence ATGGCACTACCTACCTTCTTCGACAAGCTCTTCGGCCGCCAGGACAACTCGGCCCGCGCCGCGGCCAAGGATCGCCTGCGCCTGGTGCTGATGCACGACCGCGCCGACATCCCCGCCCCCATGATGGAGCAGATGCGCGCCGAGCTCATGTCGGTCCTCTCCAAGTACGTGGAGATCGACCAGTCGGCCCTCGAGGTCAGCCTCGAGCGCTCGGAGGGCACGGTCGCCCTTTTGGCCAACATCCCCATCCGCCGCGTCCGGCCCGAGAGCGATCCCGCCGAGGCCGCCAAGGCCGAGGCCTAG
- a CDS encoding GIY-YIG nuclease family protein, whose translation MPGHFVYLVRCADGTLYTGYTTDVARRLAVHNSGKGAKYTRSRLPVELVAQWEYPTKGEALSAEYRIRRLRPAAKLALAPDAAP comes from the coding sequence ATGCCGGGGCATTTCGTCTACCTGGTGCGCTGCGCCGATGGTACCCTCTACACCGGCTACACCACCGACGTCGCGCGCCGCTTGGCAGTCCACAACAGCGGCAAGGGGGCCAAGTACACGCGATCGCGCCTGCCCGTCGAATTGGTGGCCCAATGGGAGTATCCCACCAAGGGCGAGGCCCTCTCCGCCGAGTATCGTATTCGCCGCCTGCGCCCTGCCGCCAAGCTCGCGCTGGCCCCGGACGCGGCCCCTTGA
- the rodA gene encoding rod shape-determining protein RodA has translation MIPNLGRSWRNFDWAMFLGVVGILAIGVTSISSVNHGDAIRQLINLVPAVIAMTFFILYGYDWLDGKAAWVIYAITIIMLIAVDVTGHSALGAQRWLSIGPLKIQPSEYAKFGLIVSLAKVLSAKNIHSPEGFLSSLAVVGFPALLIFKQPDLGTSLVFAAITMGMLFWAGLSVSTLFKMVSPVISLIICMPFVLFDDPAVHQASMGVAALYLLGLGVWLYFQRRHHWILSVGIWLANLGAGLAVPLAWQILKEYQKNRIRTFINPEADPLGTGYHVIQSMIAVGSGGLFGKGLFHGTQTQLHFIPEQHTDFIFSVVGEELGFFAGAGLLALYCLVLVRGLIVANRAKDKFGSLLAIGVVSMLTFHLFVNMGMATGMMPVVGIPLPLMSYGGTALMTNLAAIGLLQSISMRHKKLLF, from the coding sequence ATGATTCCGAACCTGGGCCGTTCATGGCGAAACTTCGATTGGGCGATGTTCTTGGGCGTCGTCGGGATCCTGGCGATCGGCGTCACCTCGATCTCGTCGGTCAATCACGGCGATGCAATCCGGCAGCTGATCAACCTGGTGCCGGCGGTCATCGCCATGACCTTCTTCATCCTCTACGGCTACGACTGGCTCGACGGCAAAGCCGCCTGGGTCATCTACGCCATCACCATCATCATGCTCATCGCCGTGGACGTGACGGGCCACTCGGCCCTGGGCGCCCAGCGCTGGCTGAGCATCGGCCCCCTCAAGATCCAGCCCTCGGAGTACGCCAAGTTCGGCCTGATCGTGAGCCTCGCCAAGGTCCTCTCCGCCAAGAACATCCACTCGCCTGAGGGCTTCCTGTCGAGCCTTGCGGTCGTAGGCTTCCCGGCCCTCTTGATCTTCAAGCAGCCGGATCTTGGCACGAGCCTCGTCTTCGCCGCCATCACCATGGGGATGCTGTTCTGGGCAGGGCTCTCGGTCTCGACCCTCTTCAAGATGGTCTCGCCCGTGATCAGCCTGATCATCTGCATGCCCTTCGTGCTGTTCGACGACCCGGCCGTCCACCAGGCCTCCATGGGGGTGGCCGCCCTCTACCTGCTGGGGCTCGGCGTCTGGCTCTACTTCCAGCGCCGCCACCACTGGATCCTCTCGGTCGGCATCTGGCTCGCGAACCTGGGGGCCGGCCTCGCCGTGCCCCTCGCCTGGCAGATCCTCAAGGAGTACCAGAAGAACCGCATCCGCACCTTCATCAACCCCGAGGCCGACCCGCTGGGGACCGGCTACCACGTGATCCAGTCCATGATCGCGGTGGGCTCAGGGGGCCTCTTCGGCAAGGGCCTCTTCCACGGCACCCAGACCCAGCTCCACTTCATCCCCGAGCAGCACACCGACTTCATCTTCTCGGTGGTCGGCGAGGAGCTGGGCTTCTTCGCGGGGGCCGGGCTGCTCGCGCTCTACTGCCTGGTGCTGGTGCGGGGCCTGATCGTCGCCAACCGGGCCAAGGACAAGTTCGGCTCGCTCCTGGCCATCGGGGTCGTCTCGATGCTGACCTTCCACCTCTTCGTCAACATGGGCATGGCCACCGGCATGATGCCCGTCGTGGGCATCCCCCTGCCCCTGATGAGCTACGGCGGGACCGCCCTGATGACCAACCTCGCGGCCATCGGCCTGCTCCAGAGCATCAGCATGCGGCACAAGAAGCTGCTCTTCTAG
- a CDS encoding cytochrome b N-terminal domain-containing protein has protein sequence MPNNPKTQSMVTFTNVFLHLHSVKSKVRSMRMNTTFWLGGISLMLFFLLSATGIALMFYYIPSTGIAYDNMKDLEFAVSFGMLIRNMHRWSAHMMVLFVFLHMCRVFYAGSYKAPREFNWVIGVILAVCTMLLSFTGYLLPWDQLALWAITVGSNMAKYAPFVGPDIKFGLLGGNLVGQNALIRFYVLHCIVLPLAVLVLLAVHFWRVRKDGGIGDPNEPVSPDLRL, from the coding sequence ATGCCCAACAACCCCAAGACCCAGTCCATGGTGACGTTCACCAACGTCTTCCTTCACCTCCACTCGGTGAAGTCGAAGGTCCGCTCCATGCGGATGAACACCACCTTCTGGCTGGGCGGCATTTCCCTGATGCTGTTCTTCCTGCTTTCGGCGACCGGCATCGCCCTGATGTTCTACTACATCCCCTCGACGGGCATCGCCTACGACAACATGAAGGACCTCGAGTTCGCCGTGTCGTTCGGCATGCTGATCCGCAACATGCACCGCTGGTCGGCCCACATGATGGTGCTGTTCGTCTTCCTGCACATGTGCCGCGTCTTCTACGCGGGCTCCTACAAGGCGCCCCGCGAGTTCAACTGGGTGATCGGCGTCATCCTCGCGGTCTGCACCATGCTGCTGTCCTTCACGGGCTACCTGCTGCCCTGGGACCAGCTCGCCCTGTGGGCCATCACCGTCGGCTCGAACATGGCCAAGTACGCTCCCTTCGTCGGCCCGGACATCAAGTTCGGCCTCTTGGGCGGCAACCTGGTCGGTCAGAACGCCCTGATCCGCTTCTACGTGCTGCACTGCATCGTGCTGCCCCTGGCCGTGCTGGTGCTGCTCGCGGTTCACTTCTGGCGCGTCCGCAAGGACGGCGGCATCGGCGACCCCAACGAGCCCGTCTCGCCCGACCTTCGCTTGTAA
- the minC gene encoding septum site-determining protein MinC codes for MDNISVKGWKNGVLVVVSPVAAWDEAVQQLEDKLKEAQDFWKGAQTTLDMGDRAVAQDDLEGLLGLMRGDYGLVPTAVVTTADETKQAAGQLGLEAHDKLPTPEKKPAPAPVEPAAPALPLNNALYLKQTVRSGQRVQHDGHLVICGDVNAGAEVVASGDIVVFGTLRGVAHAGSSGDETARIVATNLRPTQIRIGTRIARSPDAGSPPLSKFPEIALVENGEICINPL; via the coding sequence TTGGATAACATCTCGGTCAAGGGCTGGAAGAACGGCGTGCTGGTCGTCGTCTCGCCCGTCGCTGCGTGGGACGAGGCCGTCCAGCAGCTCGAAGACAAGCTCAAAGAGGCCCAGGACTTCTGGAAGGGCGCGCAGACCACCCTCGACATGGGCGATCGCGCCGTGGCCCAGGACGACCTGGAGGGCCTCTTGGGCCTGATGCGCGGCGACTACGGCCTGGTGCCGACCGCCGTGGTCACGACCGCCGACGAGACCAAGCAGGCAGCAGGCCAGCTCGGCCTCGAGGCCCACGACAAGCTGCCCACCCCCGAGAAGAAGCCCGCCCCGGCTCCTGTCGAGCCCGCAGCTCCCGCCCTGCCCCTCAACAACGCCCTCTACCTCAAGCAGACCGTCCGCTCGGGGCAGCGGGTCCAGCACGACGGCCACCTGGTCATCTGCGGCGACGTCAACGCCGGGGCCGAGGTCGTCGCCTCGGGCGACATCGTGGTGTTCGGCACCCTGCGCGGCGTGGCCCACGCCGGCTCCTCGGGCGACGAGACCGCCCGGATCGTGGCCACCAACCTGCGCCCGACCCAGATCCGCATCGGCACCCGCATCGCGCGCTCGCCCGATGCCGGCTCGCCCCCCCTCAGCAAGTTCCCCGAGATCGCGCTGGTCGAGAACGGCGAGATCTGCATCAACCCGCTCTAG
- a CDS encoding c-type cytochrome, with protein sequence MRGSGWWIAAMALVLATPAWANESGDRLFSRKGCVACHTLKGHAGADGTLGPDLSKLYKAKPARDRKELAAFIRDPQAERPGSPMPRFGLTQTQAEALAVYLLTDRTPSSRP encoded by the coding sequence GTGCGAGGTTCCGGTTGGTGGATCGCTGCGATGGCCCTCGTGCTCGCGACGCCCGCGTGGGCCAACGAGTCGGGAGATCGCCTCTTCTCGCGCAAGGGCTGCGTCGCATGCCACACCCTCAAGGGGCATGCGGGGGCGGACGGGACCCTCGGGCCCGATCTCAGCAAGCTCTACAAGGCCAAGCCCGCGCGCGATCGCAAGGAACTTGCGGCTTTCATCCGAGATCCGCAGGCGGAGCGCCCTGGCAGCCCCATGCCTCGCTTCGGTCTGACCCAGACTCAAGCCGAGGCGCTCGCCGTCTACTTGCTCACCGACCGAACCCCGTCAAGCCGCCCCTGA
- a CDS encoding Rieske (2Fe-2S) protein, whose product MANNPQGGASEAERADMTRRAFFGAVGFGALAATLGATAIGGIRYIFPNVLYEPSNRIKIGMPTKFGAGTVTFIAEKKVFIRRVAEGFQAISAVCQHLGCSVNWTGTEFVCPCHGSVYSADGEVVAGPAPRALDHFSIETARDGQMVVDLSKVITTTDFYKA is encoded by the coding sequence ATGGCTAACAATCCTCAAGGGGGAGCGTCCGAGGCCGAACGGGCGGACATGACGCGCCGCGCGTTCTTCGGTGCCGTCGGGTTCGGCGCGCTGGCCGCGACCCTCGGTGCCACCGCCATCGGCGGCATCCGCTACATCTTCCCGAACGTCCTGTACGAGCCCTCCAACCGCATCAAGATCGGCATGCCGACCAAGTTTGGCGCGGGCACCGTGACGTTCATCGCCGAGAAGAAGGTCTTCATTCGCCGGGTTGCCGAGGGCTTCCAGGCGATTTCTGCCGTTTGCCAGCACCTGGGTTGCAGCGTCAACTGGACCGGCACGGAGTTCGTTTGCCCCTGCCACGGCTCGGTCTACTCGGCCGACGGCGAGGTGGTGGCCGGTCCCGCCCCCCGCGCGCTCGACCACTTCTCGATCGAGACTGCCCGCGACGGCCAGATGGTGGTGGACCTCAGCAAAGTCATCACCACGACCGATTTCTACAAGGCGTAG
- the mtaB gene encoding tRNA (N(6)-L-threonylcarbamoyladenosine(37)-C(2))-methylthiotransferase MtaB, with product MYDHPTVAFATLGCRTNQAETAQLAADLADVCAIVPFSQEADVYVVNTCTVTHEADRQSRQLVRRAHRTNPEARIVVTGCAVDFHPEEFAQLQGVSLVARNAEKAQIARAVAEWYQAREGEWRPATPAESGHTRAWLKVSEGCNNRCAFCIVPTVRGREQSVPPDTLVERARAYATLGYQELVLTGTHIGGYGKDLKTGLASLLERLIAEVPAIKRFRVASIEPIDFPAALIERFASPEVCPSVHLCLQSGSTRILNAMRRRYNADQYRRLVERIRESRPDVAFTTDVIVGFPGETEEDFLETCRMVEEIGFAGVHLFPFSVREGTHAATLPDRVSPAVIGERMERLEAIATTTRRRFQEGFIGRTVEVLTERTRADLRPGTTPHGLKVWVDAERTAPNQRWLARIDRLAEEGPIATLLQPLDARS from the coding sequence ATGTACGATCATCCGACCGTCGCCTTCGCCACCCTCGGCTGCCGCACCAACCAGGCCGAAACGGCCCAGCTCGCCGCGGACCTCGCGGACGTCTGCGCCATCGTCCCCTTCTCCCAGGAGGCGGACGTCTACGTGGTCAACACCTGCACCGTGACCCACGAAGCCGACCGGCAGAGCCGTCAGCTCGTGCGCCGCGCCCACCGGACCAACCCGGAGGCGCGGATCGTGGTGACGGGGTGCGCCGTGGACTTTCACCCGGAGGAGTTCGCTCAGTTGCAGGGCGTCTCGTTGGTCGCGCGCAACGCCGAGAAGGCGCAGATCGCCCGCGCCGTCGCCGAGTGGTACCAGGCCCGCGAGGGCGAGTGGCGCCCAGCGACGCCCGCCGAGTCGGGTCACACCCGGGCCTGGCTCAAGGTGTCCGAGGGCTGCAACAACCGCTGTGCCTTCTGCATCGTCCCGACCGTGCGCGGGCGCGAGCAGAGCGTCCCGCCCGACACCCTGGTGGAGCGCGCCCGGGCCTACGCGACGCTCGGTTATCAAGAATTAGTGCTGACGGGCACCCACATCGGGGGCTACGGCAAGGACCTCAAGACGGGTCTCGCCTCGCTCCTCGAACGCCTCATCGCCGAGGTCCCCGCGATCAAGCGCTTTCGGGTGGCGAGCATCGAGCCCATCGACTTCCCGGCGGCCCTCATCGAACGCTTCGCATCCCCTGAGGTCTGCCCGAGCGTCCACCTCTGCCTCCAGAGCGGGAGCACCCGGATCCTGAACGCCATGCGCCGGCGCTACAACGCCGACCAGTACCGCCGCCTGGTCGAGCGGATCCGCGAAAGCCGCCCGGACGTGGCTTTCACGACTGACGTCATCGTGGGCTTCCCCGGCGAGACCGAGGAAGACTTCCTCGAAACCTGCCGCATGGTCGAGGAGATCGGCTTTGCGGGGGTTCACCTCTTCCCCTTCTCGGTGCGTGAGGGGACCCATGCCGCCACCCTGCCGGATCGGGTGTCCCCCGCCGTGATCGGCGAGCGGATGGAGCGGCTCGAAGCGATCGCCACCACCACGCGCCGCCGCTTCCAAGAGGGCTTCATCGGACGGACGGTCGAAGTCCTGACCGAGCGCACCCGTGCGGATCTGCGCCCCGGCACCACGCCGCACGGCCTCAAGGTCTGGGTGGACGCCGAGCGGACCGCCCCCAATCAGCGCTGGCTCGCGCGGATCGATCGGCTCGCAGAAGAGGGCCCGATCGCCACCCTGCTCCAGCCGCTCGACGCCCGGAGCTAA
- the minD gene encoding septum site-determining protein MinD gives MSNRVIVITSGKGGVGKTTTTANLGMALAALGEKVALLDADIGLRNLDLVLGLENRIVYDIVDVLEERCKLRQALIKDKRQPNLVLLPAAQTRDKSAVSPDHMRKIIAELQEEGYTTILIDCPAGIEQGFKNATAGATEAIIVTNPEVSSVRDADRIVGLLEAAELRNPQLIVNRLRPKMVKNSEMMSVEDVQEILSIKLLGVVPDDESIITTANRGEPASLDEASRAGQAYRNIARRIKGEEVPLMTLEEAPGFFSKLKKLFAAG, from the coding sequence ATGTCCAATCGGGTCATCGTGATCACCTCAGGCAAGGGAGGCGTCGGCAAGACGACCACCACCGCCAACCTCGGCATGGCGCTGGCGGCCCTGGGCGAGAAGGTCGCTCTGCTGGACGCCGACATCGGCCTGCGGAACCTGGACCTGGTGCTCGGCCTCGAGAACCGCATCGTCTACGACATCGTCGACGTGCTCGAAGAGCGCTGCAAGCTGCGCCAGGCCCTCATCAAGGACAAGCGCCAGCCCAACCTGGTCCTCCTGCCCGCGGCCCAGACCCGCGACAAGTCGGCGGTCTCCCCCGACCACATGCGCAAGATCATCGCCGAGCTCCAGGAGGAAGGCTACACGACCATCCTGATCGACTGCCCCGCGGGCATCGAGCAAGGCTTCAAGAACGCCACCGCCGGCGCCACCGAGGCGATCATCGTCACCAACCCCGAGGTGTCGAGCGTCCGCGACGCGGACCGCATCGTGGGCCTCCTCGAAGCCGCCGAGCTCCGCAACCCCCAGCTGATCGTCAACCGCCTGCGCCCCAAGATGGTCAAGAACTCCGAGATGATGTCGGTCGAAGACGTCCAGGAGATCCTGAGCATCAAGCTGCTTGGCGTCGTGCCCGACGACGAATCGATCATCACCACCGCCAACCGCGGCGAGCCTGCCTCGCTGGATGAGGCATCGCGCGCAGGCCAGGCCTACCGCAACATCGCGCGCCGCATCAAGGGCGAAGAAGTGCCCCTGATGACCCTGGAGGAGGCCCCCGGCTTCTTCAGCAAGCTCAAGAAGTTGTTCGCCGCGGGCTAG
- the mrdA gene encoding penicillin-binding protein 2 encodes MNQTRVRFFAFAGVIALVCAILMGRLVQLQIVRNETFSERADGNRLRIILQPAPRGVIRDRNGAVLATSRLSYAVTLYPLKLTKEQTDEVIQRLGKLLDMSPAEIRAKWKRPGNVARPVRLMQDVDAQTIAIIAENQLQLPGVSIEPLTIRYYPRGNFLSHVLGYTGEITDKELENLSDQGYRAGDIIGKTGVEKVFDAELRGTPGRQQIEVDARGKPVRILASVPPVPGKDLTLTIDAKVQEVAEKSLAGHRGAAVALDPNTGEVLAMASAPSFDPNWFAGRISPALWRQLSDGTQRPMINRAISSKYPPGSIFKIVPHVAALEEGFANANSRWRSTGEFYVGSRLFRDWKKGGFGIVDLKKAMVQSIDTVYYELGLKMGADRMARYARALGLGRQTGIVLPHEVKGLIPDPKWKKEAYREKWYDGESVNMSIGQGYVLLTPIQAAVMISTVANNGHVLRPKLVRPAAEQERKDDPPPDEGVHPTSWKAETWRHLHQSLAETVSAGTGGAARIPGFPAAGKTGSAQSANGEKFKTHGWFVCYAPVDKPRVAISVILEQAGHGGSMAAPVAGKMMRRFFGVPDPSMATESAKPAPPAGYVGD; translated from the coding sequence ATGAACCAGACCCGCGTACGCTTCTTCGCCTTCGCCGGCGTCATCGCCCTGGTCTGCGCGATCCTCATGGGCCGCCTGGTCCAGCTCCAGATCGTGCGCAACGAGACCTTCTCGGAGCGCGCCGACGGCAACCGCCTGCGCATCATCCTCCAGCCCGCCCCGCGCGGGGTGATCCGCGATCGCAACGGCGCCGTCCTGGCCACCAGCCGCCTCTCGTACGCCGTCACCCTCTACCCGCTCAAGCTGACCAAGGAGCAGACCGACGAGGTCATCCAGCGCCTCGGCAAGCTGCTCGACATGTCCCCTGCCGAGATCCGCGCCAAGTGGAAGCGCCCCGGCAACGTGGCCCGGCCCGTGCGCCTGATGCAGGACGTGGACGCGCAGACCATCGCCATCATCGCCGAGAACCAGCTCCAACTGCCGGGCGTGAGCATCGAGCCCTTGACCATCCGCTACTACCCCCGGGGCAACTTCCTGTCGCATGTCCTGGGCTACACCGGCGAGATCACGGACAAGGAGCTGGAAAATCTCAGTGATCAAGGTTACCGAGCAGGTGATATAATCGGGAAGACCGGCGTCGAGAAGGTTTTCGACGCCGAGCTCCGCGGAACGCCAGGTCGTCAGCAGATCGAAGTGGACGCCCGCGGCAAGCCGGTGCGGATCCTGGCCTCGGTGCCCCCGGTGCCCGGCAAGGATCTGACGCTGACCATCGACGCGAAGGTGCAGGAGGTGGCCGAGAAGTCCCTGGCGGGGCATCGCGGCGCGGCTGTGGCCCTCGACCCCAACACGGGCGAGGTCCTGGCGATGGCTTCAGCACCGAGCTTCGATCCCAACTGGTTCGCAGGGCGGATCTCGCCGGCCTTGTGGCGGCAGTTGAGCGACGGGACCCAGCGCCCGATGATCAACCGCGCCATCAGCAGCAAGTACCCGCCCGGGTCCATCTTCAAGATCGTCCCCCACGTGGCGGCCTTGGAGGAGGGCTTCGCCAACGCCAACTCGCGCTGGCGCTCGACCGGCGAGTTCTACGTGGGCTCGCGGCTGTTCCGGGACTGGAAGAAGGGCGGCTTCGGGATCGTCGATCTCAAGAAGGCCATGGTCCAGTCCATCGACACGGTCTACTACGAGCTGGGGCTCAAGATGGGCGCCGACCGCATGGCCCGCTACGCGCGAGCCCTGGGGCTCGGGCGCCAGACCGGCATCGTCCTGCCGCACGAGGTCAAGGGACTCATCCCCGACCCCAAGTGGAAGAAAGAGGCGTACCGCGAGAAGTGGTACGACGGCGAGTCGGTCAACATGTCCATCGGCCAGGGCTACGTCCTGCTCACGCCGATCCAGGCGGCGGTCATGATTTCGACGGTCGCCAACAACGGCCACGTCCTGCGCCCCAAGCTCGTCCGTCCTGCGGCCGAGCAAGAGCGCAAGGACGACCCGCCACCCGACGAGGGGGTCCACCCGACCTCCTGGAAGGCGGAGACCTGGCGCCACCTGCACCAGTCGCTGGCCGAGACGGTCTCGGCCGGCACGGGCGGCGCGGCGCGAATCCCGGGTTTCCCCGCGGCGGGCAAGACCGGGTCGGCGCAGTCGGCCAACGGGGAGAAGTTCAAGACGCACGGGTGGTTCGTCTGCTACGCCCCCGTCGACAAGCCCCGGGTCGCCATCTCGGTGATCCTGGAGCAGGCGGGACACGGCGGCTCCATGGCCGCCCCGGTGGCGGGCAAGATGATGCGGCGCTTCTTCGGGGTGCCGGACCCGTCGATGGCCACCGAATCGGCCAAGCCCGCCCCGCCGGCGGGCTACGTGGGAGACTAG